In one Bactrocera tryoni isolate S06 chromosome 5, CSIRO_BtryS06_freeze2, whole genome shotgun sequence genomic region, the following are encoded:
- the LOC120778151 gene encoding uncharacterized protein LOC120778151 — protein sequence MKCAVSNCTSQSCQKESCSFFNFPVNEELSKKWAIFCRRKKVFNARTSYICMKHFKKEDIENGVEYEMGFAKKRILKRGVVPTIFKVEVSNPERKERSMQRENRRIVNELIKQYDAEHKSAIPVGEANMETLETVDLTNSDVPLLDMSNAIETPTSLEPFFETYKTPFKEIEDLETKLERQQQEIEELRKVNKKQQREIVVAKQELEFIKRKHSYELKLLEKQVTTAQTEKTSIEAKLVQIFSKKQLDVLKSEMNRTHWSISDVEQAKFIYTKSNKIYNYLYNRGFPLPAVRKVKSWLNTKAPAAHLKDHCYTSELLQ from the exons atgaaGTGTGCGGTTTCAAATTGTACAAGTCAAAGCTGTCAAAAGGAATCTTGCAGTTTCTTCAATTTCCCTGTTAATGAAGAGTTGTCAAAGAAATGGGCGATATTCTGTAGGcgcaaaaaagttttcaatgcgCGAACGAGCTACATATgcatgaaacattttaaaaaggAGGACATCGAAAACGGAGTGGAGTACGAAATGG GTTTTGCGAAAAAACGCATACTTAAGCGCGGTGTTGTGCCAACTATTTTCAAAGTGGAGGTAAGCAATCCCGAGCGTAAAGAAAGATCAATGCAAAGAGAAAATAGAAGGATTGTGAACGAATTAATTAAACAATATGATGCTGAACATAAATCTGCAA tacCGGTCGGAGAAGCGAATATGGAAACTTTAGAAACCGTTGATCTAACAAACAGTGATGTTCCTTTGTTGGATATGAGTAATGCTATTGAAACACCCACATCGCTTGAGCCATTCTTTGAAACGTATAAAACACCGTTTAAGGAGATTGAAGATTTGGAAACGAAGTT aGAAAGACAGCAACAAGAAATTGAAGAGTTAcgcaaagtaaataaaaagcaacagaGGGAAATCGTTGTGGCCAAACAAGAATTAGAATTTATAAAGCGCAAACATAGCTATGAactaaaattattggaaaaacaAGTAACAACTGCGCAAACTGAAAAGACAAGTATAGAGGCGAAATTAGtacagattttttcaaaaaaacagttAGATGTCTTAAAATCTGAAATGAACAGAACACATTGGTCTATAAGCGATGTAGAACAAGCTAAgtttatatataccaaaagcaacaaaatctATAACTACTTATATAATCGAGGATTTCCACTACCGGCGGTGCGCAAAGTGAAATCATGGTTGAATACGAAAGCACCAGCAGCGCATTTGAAGGATCACTGTTATACTTCAGAATTGTTGCAATAA
- the LOC120778152 gene encoding inositol monophosphatase 1: protein MGDCNVDLNKCFEVVSQLVDKAGALVAKRNETRQEFEEKANDIDLVTATDREVEQLLINGLLDVFPDHKFIGEEESAAGGAPNKLTDAPTWIIDPVDGTMNFVHSFPHSCISIGLKVNKVTEIGIVFNPMLGQRFSSRRGQGAYLNGRRIHVSGQKELGKSLVTSEFGTSRDTEKLKVVFENFQNIVPKVHGFRMLGAAALNLCMVALGAADINFEFGVHAWDVCAGELLVLEAGGVVIDTTGGKFDIMSRRILAASSEELAQEFAKHLTQFSPQPRDD, encoded by the exons atGGGTGATTGCAATGTGGATTTGAATAAATGCTTTGAAGTTGTCTCACAATTGGTGGACAAAGCTGGTGCG TTGGTGGCAAAACGTAATGAAACACGACAAGAGTTCGAAGAGAAGGCGAACGATATTGACTTGGTCACTGCCACTGATAGAGAGGTGGAACAGCTGTTGATAAATGGTTTGCTAGATGTATTTCCCGACCACAA ATTTATTGGGGAGGAAGAGAGCGCTGCTGGCGGCGCACCAAACAAGCTAACAGATGCGCCCACCTGGATAATTGATCCAGTTGATGGCACAATGAATTTCGTGCACTCCTTTCCACACTCATGCATTTCAATTGGTTTGAAGGTGAATAAAGTCACCGAAATTGGTATTGTTTTCAATCCAATGCTGGGCCAACGTTTCAGTTCGCGTCGTGGACAGGGTGCTTATCTAAATGGACGTCGTATACACGTGAGTGGCCAAAAGGAGTTGGGCAAATCTTTAGTTACATCCGAATTTGGTACATCCCGTGATACGGAAAAGCTAAAAGTCGTTTTCGAAAACTTCCAGAATATAGTGCCAAAGGTGCACGG ttttcgCATGTTGGGCGCTGCCGCCCTCAATCTCTGCATGGTTGCGCTCGGCGCGGCCGATATCAATTTCGAATTTGGCGTACATGCTTGGGACGTATGTGCTGGCGAACTGTTAGTGCTGGAAGCAGGTGGCGTTGTTATTGATACCACAGGCGGCAAATTCGATATTATGTCAAGGCGTATTTTGGCTGCATCCAGTGAAGAATTGGCACAAGAATTTGCAAAGCATCTGACACAATTCAGCCCACAACCACGAGATGATTAA